The segment CCCAGCTCGATCGCTGCGTCCGCCGCCTCCAGCTCGGCCATCATCTCCTCGGTGTCGTCCTTGGCTCCCTGGTCGATCCAGAGCTTCAGCAGGCCCAGCTCATCGGGCGTCATCGGCTCCAGGTTTTTCTCGACCGGCGGCATGAACGGCTCGACCGTGTGCGCGGCCATCTGAAAGAGCAGGCTTTCCTCCGCCTTCCCCGGCACGATCGACGGCCCGCTCGTGCCCCCCTTCAGCATCCCGGCCACTTCTTCCATGTTCAGATCATTCTCGGCCAATGCCGAGTTGTGGCATCCTGCGCATCGGACATCAAGAATATCAATCAATTCCGTGATGTAACTCACCGGCTCGTCCCGCTCCGGCACGTTCACCTCAAGCTGTCGGGCCTGAGTCACGGTCGCCACGCCAACGGTCAAGAGCAGGCAGAGCAGGGGGGGGAACGTCGATCGCATTCGCATGGGTGCGGGTCCTGTTCGGAGGGAGAGATCAGGCGGGAAAGCGGAGGATTGACGAGAATTCTGAGGTGAGACTCAGACACTTATGGAGATCCCAAACCAATGTCCGAGTTTCGAGAGCGGCCCCTGGGTGGCCCCGGTTGCTCGCCAACCGGGGCGGCGCAGCCGCAAGAGGCTGCGGGAGGCCACACCGCGACCGCTCGTCGCTCCGCGACCCCGGTTGGCGAGCAACCGGGGCCACCCCAAACCTTGGGAGTCACGTGGTGTCGGAAGGCCCCTCGTGCAGCCTTGATCCTCATTGCTCCTTCGGTCGGACGGTCAAGATGATCGGGTTCGACGGCTCACTCAGGTTCGCCTCCATCGTCGCTTCGGGATTGCGCGGGTCGGCCACGGTCGCCTTCCCCCCGGCGCGGAGGAAAATCGTATAAACGCCCGGCTGCACGTTTTCGGCCACCGTCACGGGCACCGCAACTGTGTCCTTTTCGGCCTCGATCTTCGCGTTGGCGATCGCCAGGTTGTTCGGCAAGGCGTCGGGAGTAATCTGAAACTCTCCTTGCACCCCCTCGCTTCGGGTGATGCGGGCCGTCAGCTCGAACGATCCGCCCTGCGCCACCGTCACCGCGTTCGGAACCACCGAGAGCCGGGTTGCCGCCTCCGGACGCAACGCCATCACCAGCCCTCGGGTCACCCGAGCCGGGGTCGGGGCATTCCCCCCCGGTGGAGGTCGGGTGATCGTCCCCGCCACCGCCACGCGAGGCGGTTCGTCCACCGGCTCGCCGTCTTCACCGAGCCGACGCCCCACCAATCGCACCGTTCCCAGCTTCGGCGGCGCTCCGGCCGACGCATTGAAGATCATCGGCGCTTGCACCTGATCGCTCGCAATCACCACCGGATCGCTCGACACCCCCGCCGGCAACCCCTCCGCCTCGACCCGAATCGGACCGGCCAGCCCATCAAATCGATGCGCCAGCACATACGCCACCGATCGCCCCCCGCTCAAGAGCGTCAGTCCTTCCGGATTCCCCGGATCGTTCGGCGCGGCGAACAGGCGGAACTCGGGCTGCTGCGGACGCACCACCAGCCGATACACGGCCGTCGGGTCCACCTCTCGGGCGTTGTACAGGTCGCCGACGGTGACTTGATACGTCCCGTCGTCCGGCGCCTCGAACCGCACCACCGGGTCCACCGTCCCCGTGCCGAAGCGGTTGCCGGTGCCGGGGTCTCCCTGGTCGTCGGCCTCAATGATGTCCCGGAGCGAGCCGTCCTCCATCACCCGCTGCACCAGCACGGTGGCATCGACGGGCGAGCCGATCCGATCGGCCAGCACCTCGATCATCCAGACTTGCCCCTTGGTCGCCTCGAACCGAAACACGTCCTCGTCGTCCACCTCCCGGAAATCTCCCGAGAGGTCGCACGGCGGCACGATCGTCATGGGTTCGTCTCGATCGCTCGGCCCCTCCTCAACCACCACCGGCCCCAGCGCCTTGGCCAGAAAGAGCGGGTTGGCGGCCCCTCGATCCGTTTCCGGCACGAACCAGAACCCCGGAATTCCCCCTCCCGGACTGGTCGTCAGACCCACGCCGGGACGATCCGGGTCGATCTGCAACTCCGGGGGCGCGGTGATCGTCACGGTCAACCGCTCCAGCGCCTGCCCGTCGGGCAAGATCGTTCCCGACGGCTCCCCCCCCAGGTTCCGGCCGAGCAACGTCACCTCGACCGTCGATCCCGCTTCCACCGCCCTCGGCACCACGGCATCGACGTGAGGGCCGTCATGCACCGTCAGTCGATACACATGCTGCGGTGATCCCGCGTAGATCACATCCCGGACCTCGACCCGGTACGTCCCATCCCCCGGCAAGACCGTGTCAATCAAGGGGTCGTGCTTGACCGTGCCGTGCCCATACGCCAGCTCCCGGCCGTCGAGGTCGTACAGGCGGATTTCCCCATCCAGCCGGCTGTCGATCCGCACCGCGGCCAGGTCGATCAGAATGCGTTGATCCGCCTTCCCCTCGAAGCTGAACCAATCCACATCGGTCGCGCCGTCGATCTGACCGTTGACCACCTGACCGACACTCATCGTTCCCGTCTCGGCCGGTCCGTTGTTCGGCTCCTGCTCGATCCCCTCCGGCCGCTGCCCGACCACAAACGCCTTCGGGTTGCTCACCCCCAGCGGACCGACCACCCGCACATCGTGCAGGCCCAGCGGCACCTCAGGCCCGATCGTCACCCGGAACCTCGGCGGCGAGGCATCCCCCTCAACCCGCTCGGTCGTGATCCCCGGATGATCGAACCAGAGCCCCGAGGCCGACTCCATCTCCGCCCCCACGAGCCTGACCTCGACCGCCTCTCCCCGCTGACCTCCCGGCGGGAACAGCACATCGAGCCGATGTTTCGGCATCTGCGCCTCGACCACCGAGGCCGCGATCCCTCCGCCCACCCATGCCACCGCCATCATCGGCGCAAGCCACCGAAATCGTCTGGCCCGTCGCTCGGCGGGCCCCTTCGGGCGGGATCGGCTCATCGGGTCGGCTCCGGCGTGAGGAACGCAAGGCGGGCTCGTTGTCTTCAATCAACCAACGGAGGGCGATCAACCCGGCGGCCGCGCCCTTCGACGCCCAACCCCCCGGCCGATTCGATCCCTCCATCATAAATCCAACACCCTCCCAATGGCACCCCCCCTCACTCGCCGCGTTCCCCCACCGCCTCCGTCCCGAGAGTCGGGAGGCAGGGGATCTGTGTGGTGTGCAAAAATTCAATGCTCGCGATCCTTGATCTCTCCCCCTCCGTGTTTCATCCGTGTTCCATCCGTGGCTCCAAACCTCCCTTTCCCAAAAAAACGCAATTTAGCCTCCCCGATTTCCTGATTGTTTCAGAGAGAGCCCGTTTCTTCGCCTCGCACCCCGTCCTCGCGGGACCGGCACCCTTGCTCCTCTTTTGTGAACAACCAGGACGCGCACCCTCATGGCCGCCACCACCTTGAAGCAAACGCTCGCCAACCGCCTCAACGCCCTCCTGTCCACAGGCCCGAAGTCGAGCGAGGGCAAGGCCCGATCGAGCCGCAACGCCCAATCGCACGGCCTCTCGAAACTGGGCACCCACCGGCCCGCCGACATGGCCGAGGCGATCGAAACGCGCAAAGTCCAGTGGCACAACGACTACCGCCCCGAAGGTCCCACCCAGACGTGGCTGTTTGACCGCCTCGTGGCCGAATCCGTCCGCCTCGACTCCTGCGAGGCCCGCATCGTCGCCGCCCGCGCTGAACAGGCCGAGCGGGCCTCCGAATCGTGGGACGACGACCGTGCCGCCGACATCGCCTCCCTCGCCGCTCGCTTGCCTCAGCAGCCTGAACGTATTCAGGCAATCATGCTCCAAAGCAAGCACGGTGTCCTCTGGCTCCTCGACCGTTGGGCCGAGGTGCTCGACTCCCTGACTCGTCACGAAGGCTGGACCCGCGACACCTGGAACCTCGCCCTCGACCTGCTCGGCGTCTCCCCCTTTGCCCGAGACGGCTCCGGCCCCTGGGATCTCGACCCCGACGACAAAACCGAAGCCCCCGGCCTTGCCCTCGTGACCCAGGCCACCGAGGCCCTCCGCGCCCGGCTCGATGCCTTCCTCAACGCCCGAGACGACCGCGCCCGGCGCGACGCCGAGGCCGGTCTGGCGACCGAAGACCCCCGGCCGATCCGCCTCCTGGAACGCTATGCCGCCGATGCGCGTCGCCAGTTCTTCCGCCACCTCAACGAGTTGCGTCGGTTGCAATCCGGATCGCCCCGCGCTGCCACCGCCCAGGGCTCCTCAACCCCCGACCAACCCCCCGGCCCCCGTCCCGACCGCTCCCGTCCTCATCCTCAGCCCGCCGCCGAGACCGAGGCCCATCCCGCTCCACCCCCTTCAGAGCCTCCCGCCACCGTTCCGACCGCGCCACCCACCCCGGCGCGAAACGAACCCATCGGCCGCCCTTCGATCGGCCGTCCTTCGCTCCGCCCGGCCCTTCCCGGTGCCTCCGTCCCCCTGAACCGTCGCGCCCGACGCGCCCAGGCCGCCGCCGCTCGACGCTCCTGAACCCCCCTCAACCCGGCATCACCCGGCAATCGACGCCCCCCGTGCGCGCCGAGCAAGCCTGCAAGGTGAAGGAGAACGTGAGCCACGGATGAAACACGGATCGGAACGAAACCCGACGACGATGGTGTCGTGTGTGGCCAAGTGCCGAATGCGGGATGTCGAATCGGAACGAGCGAACGAACCCGGTGTTCCCCTGACCTTCCTGTTCCCGTTCCCTTTCCCATCCGTGTTTCATCCGTGTTTCATCCGTGGCTCCAAACCCCTCCCTTCCCAGACTCCCCGTTTGACCGAAGATTGGGAGCCTCATTACGATGGGCTGCGGCCAATTCTGGTTGGAATCTCTCGGGAGCTTGGGCACATCATGCGACATCGGGCAGGGGAACGTCTGGTCATCGGCCTCCTGGCCGTCGGCATGATCGTCTCGACGGGCTGCAATCGGGGGGGCTCCGATCCGGCCGAGCTGATCGAGCCCTTCCGCGGCATCGGGCTTCGGGTCGCCGTGCTGGGCGAGCCGCTCCTCGCCGAGATGCTCGACGACCGCCGAGGCGAATGGGAACGCAGTCGAGGCGGCACCGTCACCATCGAGGCCGCCCCTGACCTTCAGGCCACCGAGGGAGCCGACGTCATCGTCTTTCCCGGCGATCAGCTCGGCAGCTTGATCGACGCCGATCGCCTCCGCGTCCTGCCCGAATCCCTCGTCTCCCCCCCCGATCGCTCGGCCGACCCCGACGAAGAGCCCCCCGTCGATGCCCCGGTCGGATCGGAGCTCGCCTTCGCTCAGGTCTTCGACGTGTACCGGGAGCAGGTGTCGAAGTACGGTGACGATCGGGTCGCCCTTCCCCTGGGCGGCTCGGCCCTGGTCCTGGTCTACCGGGTCGAGGCGCTGCAAGGAGACGACCTCGCCGCCGAGGCCGAGGCCGCCGGCGTCAGCCTCGAACCGCCGACCACCTGGGAGCAGCTCGACGACCTCGCCCGCTTCCTCCACGGCCGCGACTGGAACGCCGACGGCCAGCCCGACGCCGGGATCAGCCTCGCCTTCGGCCCCGATGAGGCCGAGCACCTCGGCGCCGAAACCTTCCTGGCCCGATCCGCCGCCCTCGGCCTGCACCGCGACTACTTCTCCCTGCTGTTCGACCCCGACTCGATGGCCGCCCGCCTCACCGAGCCCCCCTTCGTCGAGGCCCTCGACACCCTCCTGGCCCTTCAAGACGCCGGGCCGGAAGGGGTGGCCTCGTTCGACGCCGAGGCCGCCCGCTCGGCCTTCCGCACCGGCTCGGTCGCCTTGCTGATCGACCGCGCCGAACGGTACGCGTCGTGGCTGGAGGAAGGGGACGAGGCCGAGCTGGGCGTGGCCCGCCTGCCCGGCTCCGCTCGCATGTTCGAGGCGAACCGGTCGGCCTACGATCCGGCCGACCCCCCGAACCGCCCCGGCTTCCTGCCCGGCGGCGGCGGCTGGCTCGTGGGGGTGTCCTCCGCAACCGCCCACGCCGAGGCCGCCGAGGACTTCGCCCGCTACCTGATCGAGCCCGACACCGCCGCCCGGCTTCGGGTCGATCTGCGGGTGCCGATGCTCCCGGTCCGCTCCCCCCTGGTCGGCCAGGGGCCTCCGCTCGATCGAGACCTGCCCGGCCTGAGCCGTCGCGACTGGTCCGACGCCGTCTCGCGGACCCTGCTGGCCGATCGTGTCCTGATTGGCCCGCGCATTCCCGGCGCCTCGGGCTACCTCGACGACCTCTCCCGGGCGATCGCCTCGGCCGCGACCGGCGACGTTTCCCCCGCCGACGCCCTGCAATCGGCCGCCGACGCCTGGGACGCCCGCTCCCGAGACCTTGGCCTCGACCGCCAGAAGTGGCACTATCGCCGCAGTCTCAATGCCTTCGCCACTTCCGACCAGCCTCCTCCCCGCTGAGTTCCGATCACGATTCGATTCGAACCGAGCGACTCTCATGCACGTTCCCGAGCCCCAGTTGGGATTCCCGAATCCGCTCGCCGCCCAGGGGGATGGCGAGCTGACCCTCGAGCAACTGTGCAACCTGGACAGCGCCCCGGCGTTCGTCCGACGGGGCCAGGACGTCGAAGACTCGCTCAACCGCCTGCATCGCCAGTGTCGGCGCGTTCGAACGGACATGCTGGAGATGGTTCACCTTCGGCTCCGCCAGTGGGCCGCCGTGGCCACCGGACCGGATGACTGGTCCGATCGGTTCGATCAGCCGGTCGCGCCCCTCTGGAGCCTGGCCCAAGCCCCGGCCGATCCCGTCTGGGCCGATCGCCCCGGCGCTCCTCGACGCCGAAGGGCCGTCGCCCGCGACCTGATCGCCAGCATGGCCCGGTTCAACCGCCGCTGGTCCCGTCATGTCGAGGAGCTGAATCTCGACTCCATCAATGCCCTGATCGACGGGTACAATCGCTACTATCTCATCGAGAAGGAGCTGCTCATCGGGTCGGCTCGGTTGGCGTCTCGCCTCTTTCGCGTCTATCCCTCGCTCACGGTCGAGTCCGTCTTCGAACGCCACCCGCCTTTGCCCGTGCTCCATGCCCGGGAATAGCACCGAAACCCCACCCCGCTCTGGCCCGCCAGACGGAGTGTTCTGGAGGGCTCGCTCAGGAGTTGCTTCGGGTTCCCAGCTGGTCCAGCGTGTTGAGTGAGGCCGTGGCCTGCTCCACGTTGTTGCGGATGATGTCGAGCATCTCCTCGCCAAGCTCTTTCTCAAAATGGGATTTCCGGATTGCGGTCGCGGCCGACGCAATGGCACTGAGCCGATTGCGAAGCTCATGCACCACCTCTCGGACAGAATCGGAATCGCTCATCGAAGCCTCTCGGACTGACGGAAGGCCACCAGCGGCATCGCCGGGCCGGAACTCGGCTCACGCTGCGGATTGGTGAGCACGTCGATCCAGTCTACCCGTGCAAATGGTGCGCCGGCAGATCCAGGGGGTACGAGCGTTGCCGGATGCCGGTCCGATCGCGTACCCTGGTCCTCTGACGGTTCTGGGAATCGAGCGGACGAGGCCAGGCCCTCGCGAGCGGAGGAGTCGCCAACGGTCATGGACCGGATGATCCTCGGTGCGGCCCTCCTTCACGCCCTGCTCCTGGTGGCCGCCTTTGCGGCGGTCCTCCTCGGAGGGGCAGGGGAGGGGCTCGGACGAGGGCTCCACGATCGGCTCGGACCCTCAGCAACGATGACCGGCGTGCTGGTCAACCTGCTCGTCCTTGCCTGCGTGGTTGCTCGCGAAGCCTGGATCCGACGGGTCGAGCGCCTCGCGGGACTTCCTGGGCGGTTCCACTCCCGAGCCGTCCGGAACCGCCGACGGGTCACTCCCGTCGCGGTCGGTGGCCTGGGCCTTCTCGCGGTGGCCTCCTGGTCCTGGTGCGACGATCCGACCGGATCGAGCGATCCGGGGCCGGCCCAGAGCCTCGCTCACCTGGCCCTGGCCTCGGTGGCGATCGGCTACCAGGGGGCCGCGCTGGCCGTCTTCGCCGTGACGATCCTCGGTCAGCGGGCGCTGGCCCTGGCGCTCAAGGCCGAAGTGGATCGCCTTCGACCTCCGTCCTCAAGTGCTGCCGACCCCGACCCGACCGCCCCCCGCTCGCTCGCTCAGCCCCCCGATCGCCTCCCTCCGTGACCTGATTCCAGACCTCTGCAGAGGATCTTCCCCGCCGATGTCGCCGCTGCTGGTCGTCGTCTCCATCGTGCTTGTGGACCTGCTCGGATTCTCGCTGGTCATGCCGCTCTTGCCTCGGTACGCCGAGCAGTACGGCTTCGACGAGCGGATGATCGGCGCATTGTTCGCGGCCTTCCCGCTCTGCCAGCTCATCGCCGGGCCGATCCTCGGACGGCTCAGCGATCGCTACGGCCGCCGCCCGATCTTGCTCATCAGCCAGGTGGGGACCACGCTCTCGTTCCTGATGATCGGCCTGACGGATGTCTTCGTCATCATGCTGCTCGGCCGGATGCTCGACGGCTTCTCCGGCGGCAACATTCTGGTCGCCCAGGCGTATATTGCCGACGTGACGAAGCCCGAGGAGCGGGCCAAGGGGCTCGGCCTCATCGGCGCGGCCTTCGGCGTGGGATTCGTCCTCGGCCCGTTGCTGGGGGGCCTGCTCGTCTCGCTGCCGATCGGGCCGGTCTGGAGCCTTCGCCTGCCCTTCCTGGTCGCCGCCGGGTTCTCGACGATTGCCTGGATCTTGACCTGGCGATGGCTGCCCGAATCGCGCCCGCCAGGGATCGAAACCGTGCCGAGGGCCGCCGTTCGAGCCCCCGGTTGGCAAGGGCTCGTCCGGGCCATCGGCGATCGGAACGCCCGGCCGCTCGTGCTGCTCGGGGCGCTCGTCGTCTTCGCC is part of the Tautonia marina genome and harbors:
- a CDS encoding PPC domain-containing protein is translated as MSRSRPKGPAERRARRFRWLAPMMAVAWVGGGIAASVVEAQMPKHRLDVLFPPGGQRGEAVEVRLVGAEMESASGLWFDHPGITTERVEGDASPPRFRVTIGPEVPLGLHDVRVVGPLGVSNPKAFVVGQRPEGIEQEPNNGPAETGTMSVGQVVNGQIDGATDVDWFSFEGKADQRILIDLAAVRIDSRLDGEIRLYDLDGRELAYGHGTVKHDPLIDTVLPGDGTYRVEVRDVIYAGSPQHVYRLTVHDGPHVDAVVPRAVEAGSTVEVTLLGRNLGGEPSGTILPDGQALERLTVTITAPPELQIDPDRPGVGLTTSPGGGIPGFWFVPETDRGAANPLFLAKALGPVVVEEGPSDRDEPMTIVPPCDLSGDFREVDDEDVFRFEATKGQVWMIEVLADRIGSPVDATVLVQRVMEDGSLRDIIEADDQGDPGTGNRFGTGTVDPVVRFEAPDDGTYQVTVGDLYNAREVDPTAVYRLVVRPQQPEFRLFAAPNDPGNPEGLTLLSGGRSVAYVLAHRFDGLAGPIRVEAEGLPAGVSSDPVVIASDQVQAPMIFNASAGAPPKLGTVRLVGRRLGEDGEPVDEPPRVAVAGTITRPPPGGNAPTPARVTRGLVMALRPEAATRLSVVPNAVTVAQGGSFELTARITRSEGVQGEFQITPDALPNNLAIANAKIEAEKDTVAVPVTVAENVQPGVYTIFLRAGGKATVADPRNPEATMEANLSEPSNPIILTVRPKEQ
- a CDS encoding extracellular solute-binding protein, with product MRHRAGERLVIGLLAVGMIVSTGCNRGGSDPAELIEPFRGIGLRVAVLGEPLLAEMLDDRRGEWERSRGGTVTIEAAPDLQATEGADVIVFPGDQLGSLIDADRLRVLPESLVSPPDRSADPDEEPPVDAPVGSELAFAQVFDVYREQVSKYGDDRVALPLGGSALVLVYRVEALQGDDLAAEAEAAGVSLEPPTTWEQLDDLARFLHGRDWNADGQPDAGISLAFGPDEAEHLGAETFLARSAALGLHRDYFSLLFDPDSMAARLTEPPFVEALDTLLALQDAGPEGVASFDAEAARSAFRTGSVALLIDRAERYASWLEEGDEAELGVARLPGSARMFEANRSAYDPADPPNRPGFLPGGGGWLVGVSSATAHAEAAEDFARYLIEPDTAARLRVDLRVPMLPVRSPLVGQGPPLDRDLPGLSRRDWSDAVSRTLLADRVLIGPRIPGASGYLDDLSRAIASAATGDVSPADALQSAADAWDARSRDLGLDRQKWHYRRSLNAFATSDQPPPR
- a CDS encoding MFS transporter, whose translation is MSPLLVVVSIVLVDLLGFSLVMPLLPRYAEQYGFDERMIGALFAAFPLCQLIAGPILGRLSDRYGRRPILLISQVGTTLSFLMIGLTDVFVIMLLGRMLDGFSGGNILVAQAYIADVTKPEERAKGLGLIGAAFGVGFVLGPLLGGLLVSLPIGPVWSLRLPFLVAAGFSTIAWILTWRWLPESRPPGIETVPRAAVRAPGWQGLVRAIGDRNARPLVLLGALVVFAFASLEGTFSLYLQRRMGRGADRAAYWFAALGLVSAIMQGGLIRRLVPRFGEPRLIPVGLALLAAGLASLAVVQTTAGLALAVVLVGLGQGLAAPTVSGLLSRSVAPSRQGAIFGALLSAQTFARLVNYQTANELLGRYGPSAPYWEGAAIALLALLLSGWAIRAARSSGHPAGEAHLAGVASDSDDREV
- a CDS encoding histidine kinase dimerization/phospho-acceptor domain-containing protein translates to MSDSDSVREVVHELRNRLSAIASAATAIRKSHFEKELGEEMLDIIRNNVEQATASLNTLDQLGTRSNS